One segment of Deltaproteobacteria bacterium DNA contains the following:
- a CDS encoding molybdopterin molybdenumtransferase MoeA yields MAQTFFKVLTPQEALALLLAVQPVGSETIRSVHGRGRVLAEDLHSTVDLPHFHRAAMDGYAVISKDTFGASQSLPAYLKLAGVVEMGKEAFQPVTKGEAIRISTGGMMPPEADAVVMVEYTDETDGGLVEIHRGVSPWQNVIQIGDDIKKGEPVFSRGRRLRGHDLGALTGVGISSVAVYKRPRIALLSTGDEIVDVDVEPRPGQVRNINQHSLAGLIEEAGGELKDWGVVRDDRVQLTDAIGAALAWGDLVLLSGGSSMGAKDIALETILSFPDSEFIFHGISIAPGKPTIFAKACGKPILGLPGYPVSALVIFDLFGAPMVRRLGGESVATLQRFSRTVRAKLKTNIASQIGREDYVRVVLEAAGTGFIATPLPSKSGAIFTLVKADGMVRIEMNQDGLEQGEDVDVILF; encoded by the coding sequence ATGGCACAGACATTCTTCAAAGTTTTGACGCCGCAAGAAGCTCTCGCCTTGCTGTTGGCGGTGCAGCCGGTGGGCAGTGAGACGATTCGCTCGGTGCATGGGCGCGGGCGGGTGTTGGCCGAGGATCTTCATTCGACGGTCGATCTGCCCCATTTTCACCGCGCGGCGATGGACGGTTACGCGGTGATTTCGAAAGACACCTTCGGCGCCAGTCAAAGTCTGCCGGCCTATTTAAAACTGGCCGGCGTCGTCGAGATGGGCAAGGAGGCGTTCCAGCCGGTTACCAAGGGCGAGGCGATCCGCATCTCCACCGGCGGCATGATGCCGCCTGAAGCTGACGCGGTGGTGATGGTCGAGTACACCGATGAGACCGACGGCGGCTTGGTGGAAATTCATCGCGGCGTTTCGCCCTGGCAAAACGTCATTCAGATCGGCGACGATATCAAAAAGGGCGAGCCGGTTTTTTCTCGGGGACGGCGGCTGCGCGGTCATGACTTGGGCGCGCTTACCGGCGTCGGCATTTCTTCCGTCGCAGTTTATAAACGGCCGCGTATCGCGCTGCTTTCCACCGGCGACGAGATTGTCGACGTTGACGTTGAGCCGCGGCCCGGCCAGGTGCGCAACATCAACCAGCATTCTCTCGCCGGCTTGATCGAAGAAGCGGGCGGCGAGTTGAAAGATTGGGGCGTGGTGCGCGACGACCGCGTCCAGCTGACCGACGCGATCGGCGCGGCGTTGGCCTGGGGCGATCTCGTGCTCTTATCCGGCGGCAGCTCGATGGGTGCCAAGGATATCGCTCTTGAGACGATTCTGTCCTTTCCCGATTCGGAATTTATTTTTCACGGCATCTCGATCGCGCCCGGCAAGCCGACGATTTTCGCCAAAGCTTGCGGCAAGCCGATTCTCGGTTTGCCCGGCTATCCGGTCTCCGCGCTGGTGATCTTCGACCTGTTCGGCGCGCCCATGGTGCGCCGCTTGGGCGGCGAGAGTGTCGCTACGTTGCAGCGCTTTAGCCGCACCGTGCGGGCGAAGTTGAAGACCAACATCGCATCGCAAATCGGCCGCGAGGATTATGTGCGCGTGGTTTTGGAGGCCGCTGGCACGGGCTTCATTGCCACGCCGTTACCGAGCAAGTCGGGGGCGATCTTCACGCTGGTCAAAGCCGACGGCATGGTGCGCATCGAGATGAATCAAGATGGCCTCGAACAGGGTGAGGATGTGGACGTAATTCTGTTCTAG
- a CDS encoding VOC family protein, with translation MKLQKVYHMGIPVDNLDRAKEFYTGVLGMTYIGRVGGNPNNPDSFPVHGVAQKLDRYSCGSDDVVLFERPRPIERDSLDEDGIFHQAFDMAWEDYAEALTQAKALGKFHRSVERDSGNTIYMFDSEGNYLELHFPRPGGRSARATN, from the coding sequence ATGAAGTTACAAAAAGTTTATCACATGGGCATTCCGGTCGATAATTTGGATCGCGCCAAAGAGTTTTACACCGGCGTTCTCGGTATGACCTATATCGGCCGGGTCGGCGGCAACCCCAACAATCCCGATTCGTTTCCCGTGCACGGCGTGGCGCAAAAGCTCGACCGTTACAGCTGCGGCAGTGACGATGTCGTGTTATTCGAGCGGCCCCGGCCGATCGAGCGTGACTCGTTAGATGAGGACGGCATTTTTCATCAAGCCTTCGACATGGCGTGGGAAGACTACGCTGAAGCACTCACGCAAGCCAAAGCTTTGGGGAAATTTCATCGCAGCGTCGAACGCGACAGCGGCAACACCATTTACATGTTCGACAGCGAAGGCAACTATCTCGAACTGCACTTCCCGCGTCCCGGCGGCCGGAGCGCGCGTGCGACAAATTAG